In one Corallococcus silvisoli genomic region, the following are encoded:
- a CDS encoding DUF2752 domain-containing protein, whose amino-acid sequence MKVTIPAPNRRLGTFEWLGLVGLGGLLVGRYIPVARLIPFWGCVLRQHTGWPCLGCGLTRVADRVAHFNIPGAWEANPLGTVCALLFALAAVATVLHFLFALPIPEVTLEEREWRWVRIAFPLVLLANYAYVVVHTRFPHLLS is encoded by the coding sequence ATGAAGGTCACCATCCCCGCTCCCAACCGCCGGTTGGGTACATTCGAATGGCTCGGGCTCGTAGGGCTCGGGGGACTCCTGGTGGGGCGCTACATCCCCGTGGCCCGGCTCATCCCGTTCTGGGGCTGTGTGCTGCGCCAGCATACAGGCTGGCCCTGCCTGGGCTGTGGGCTCACCCGGGTGGCGGACCGCGTCGCGCACTTCAACATCCCGGGCGCCTGGGAGGCCAATCCCCTGGGCACCGTGTGCGCGCTGTTGTTCGCGCTGGCCGCCGTGGCGACGGTGCTGCACTTCCTCTTCGCGCTGCCCATTCCGGAGGTGACGCTGGAAGAGCGCGAGTGGCGGTGGGTGCGCATCGCGTTCCCGCTGGTGTTGCTCGCCAATTACGCCTACGTCGTGGTGCACACCCGTTTCCCGCACCTGCTGTCGTAG
- a CDS encoding DUF4920 domain-containing protein, with protein sequence MHMLRTALVTLVAVPLVALAAEKTPAPAKAAAASSDCHHPAEAKAPEATQAANTGWTLTRGEALKGEPTVKLSELLAKPQAHDGKVVRVEGQVRKACEKKGCWMELAQDAKSPGVRVTFKDYGFFVPLDSAGSQARVEGVVKVAELSDAHAKHYEAEGAIVPRGTDGKPREVQLVASGVELRR encoded by the coding sequence ATGCACATGCTCCGCACCGCCCTCGTGACGTTGGTCGCCGTTCCCCTCGTGGCCCTCGCCGCGGAGAAGACGCCCGCGCCCGCCAAGGCCGCCGCCGCGTCGAGCGACTGCCATCACCCCGCCGAGGCCAAGGCGCCCGAGGCCACCCAGGCCGCGAACACCGGCTGGACGCTCACCCGGGGCGAGGCCCTGAAGGGCGAGCCGACGGTGAAGCTGTCGGAGCTGCTCGCGAAGCCCCAGGCCCACGACGGGAAGGTCGTGCGCGTGGAGGGCCAGGTGCGCAAGGCCTGCGAGAAGAAGGGCTGCTGGATGGAGCTGGCGCAGGACGCCAAGAGCCCCGGCGTGCGCGTGACGTTCAAGGACTACGGCTTCTTCGTCCCGCTGGACTCCGCGGGTTCTCAGGCGCGCGTGGAGGGCGTGGTGAAGGTCGCGGAGCTGAGCGACGCCCACGCGAAGCACTACGAGGCGGAGGGCGCCATCGTCCCGCGCGGCACCGACGGCAAGCCGCGCGAGGTCCAGCTCGTGGCCTCCGGCGTCGAGCTGCGCCGCTAG
- the plsY gene encoding glycerol-3-phosphate 1-O-acyltransferase PlsY has translation MLSAFLLLGYLCGSVPFGVLLTRWVRGVDVRASGSGNIGATNVTRVAGKKLGAVVLLLDALKAVLPVALAVYWMPGDARAHVLVGLAAVLGHVYPVWLKLQGGKGVASALGVLVVLVPEAALAGAIIYGLVVARWRVSSVGSLSAAVVAIVTAFLTAHAREYVLLTAGLFVLMLWTHRSNLQRLARRTEHRL, from the coding sequence GTGCTCTCCGCCTTCCTCCTGCTGGGCTACCTCTGCGGCTCCGTCCCCTTTGGCGTGCTGCTGACGCGGTGGGTGCGCGGGGTGGACGTGCGCGCCAGCGGCAGCGGCAACATCGGCGCGACCAACGTCACGCGCGTCGCCGGCAAGAAGCTGGGCGCGGTGGTGCTGCTGCTGGACGCGCTCAAGGCCGTGCTGCCCGTGGCGCTCGCCGTGTACTGGATGCCCGGGGATGCGCGGGCGCATGTGCTGGTGGGGCTGGCCGCGGTGCTGGGCCACGTGTACCCGGTGTGGCTCAAGCTCCAGGGCGGCAAGGGCGTGGCCTCCGCGCTGGGCGTGCTGGTCGTGCTGGTGCCCGAGGCGGCGCTCGCCGGAGCCATCATCTACGGCCTGGTGGTGGCGCGGTGGCGGGTGAGCTCCGTGGGCTCGCTGTCCGCCGCGGTCGTCGCCATCGTGACCGCGTTCCTCACCGCGCACGCCCGCGAGTACGTGCTGCTCACCGCGGGCCTATTCGTCCTGATGCTCTGGACGCACCGGAGCAACCTCCAGCGACTCGCCCGGCGCACCGAGCACCGGCTTTGA
- a CDS encoding TonB-dependent receptor: protein MQVKQVLRETGVVLAAGLLYGSAAFAQSSVIIGTVLNTEDKKPAADVVVTATSPNLQGEQTVVTDAQGNYRIPQLPPGTYTLRFEKETFKPYARPEIQLLLNRTIRVNVELLPDSFTQTVDVIGTPPTIDVGSTSQGVNVDQEFIKRIAVARPGGKAGGTRSFESLAELAPGAQNDQYGVSINGTTSPENGYVVDGLSTNDPAFGVNASPLSIEFVQDVNIITGGYMPEFGRSTGGVINAVTRSGSNEFHGSVFANWTPGALEGNRKLIIEDGSTVSGLNALSNLGDFGATLGGPILKDKLWFFAGFAPSFQRYKHTRSLNAFDLTAPYVEGGDNEIATDANGFSKVQQIPGSQQNYFADSRTIQFMGKLTYLINQDHNVSFALNGTPTVSGGLGKLRIDPRSGGLPAAQARRPEDIGQTEQRANSTALALKYAGAFMEKKILVDANLGWFHQTAGTTPADGTAIGSTTGIAGYAMAQYTRTRPLSTFETVPNASEFCGESVGEQLLRCPATNYLVGGPGFMSEATLDRYQINAKATYLLNALGTHVFKAGVDTEFLTFDQKKAYSGSVFLAESSSLVNGRRIWTDSRRYGYQTAPDTPVFETLQQSSTSGTTIGGFLQDSWSIANRVTLNLGVRYDVQSMYGGDGNLALKLGNQWSPRVGAVVDPFANGRAKLYVNFARYYEQVPLNMMDRAFPGERRFSARRYLAEPGQAGGCDPSTLEGQRGNCADTAFIAPRAENTSNANQLYSGGLVQSEPVDPDIKPQSSDELVVGGEYELLANTRLGASYTHRDMNKVIEDMSRDDGNTYFLGNPGSGFAKEFPTPQRDYDAVTVYLNRTFSDGWLAQASYTWSRLYGNYPGLFRPENNQLDPNILADFDLIALLNNRTGLLPFDRTHAVKVFGAKEFNISNALSASIGLSYRGNSGTPINYLGAYPGYGQDETFILPRGSGGRTPWVNSVDSNVGVNYRVSKDSVVSFTLDVFNLFNFQTADRVDSSYTFAEVLPIYDPKTKTSGSVADLDKVPLADGSGYLSADDVNKNFKNPDRYQAPRQVRFGVRYTF, encoded by the coding sequence ATGCAAGTGAAACAAGTACTTCGGGAAACCGGAGTCGTCCTTGCTGCGGGTCTGTTGTACGGATCCGCGGCTTTCGCGCAGTCCAGCGTCATCATCGGCACTGTCCTCAACACTGAGGATAAGAAGCCGGCAGCCGATGTCGTTGTGACGGCCACCTCGCCCAACCTGCAGGGCGAGCAGACCGTGGTTACCGACGCTCAGGGTAACTACCGTATTCCCCAGCTGCCGCCGGGCACGTATACGCTGCGGTTCGAGAAGGAGACGTTCAAGCCTTACGCCCGTCCCGAAATCCAGTTGCTCCTCAACCGCACCATCCGCGTGAACGTGGAGCTCCTGCCGGACTCCTTCACGCAGACGGTGGACGTCATTGGCACGCCGCCGACGATCGACGTCGGCTCCACGAGCCAGGGCGTCAACGTCGATCAGGAGTTCATCAAGCGCATCGCGGTGGCCCGTCCTGGCGGTAAGGCGGGCGGCACGCGCTCGTTCGAGTCCCTGGCCGAGCTCGCCCCGGGCGCCCAGAACGACCAGTACGGCGTGTCCATCAACGGGACGACCTCGCCTGAGAACGGCTACGTGGTGGACGGTCTGTCCACGAACGATCCGGCCTTCGGCGTGAACGCCAGCCCGCTGAGCATCGAGTTCGTGCAGGACGTGAACATCATCACCGGCGGTTACATGCCGGAGTTCGGTCGCTCCACGGGCGGTGTGATCAACGCGGTGACCCGTTCGGGTTCCAACGAGTTCCACGGTTCCGTGTTCGCCAACTGGACGCCGGGCGCCCTGGAAGGCAACCGGAAGCTGATCATCGAGGACGGCTCCACGGTCAGCGGCCTGAACGCCCTGAGCAACCTGGGCGACTTCGGCGCCACCCTCGGCGGCCCCATCCTGAAGGACAAGCTCTGGTTCTTCGCCGGCTTCGCGCCGTCGTTCCAGCGCTACAAGCACACGCGTTCGCTCAACGCCTTCGATCTGACCGCCCCGTACGTCGAGGGTGGCGACAACGAGATCGCGACGGACGCGAACGGCTTCAGCAAGGTCCAGCAGATCCCGGGGTCGCAGCAGAACTACTTCGCGGACTCTCGCACGATCCAGTTCATGGGTAAGTTGACCTACCTCATCAACCAGGATCACAACGTGTCGTTCGCCCTGAACGGCACCCCGACCGTGTCGGGTGGTCTGGGCAAGCTGCGGATCGACCCCCGTTCGGGCGGTCTGCCGGCGGCCCAGGCTCGGCGTCCTGAGGACATCGGCCAGACCGAGCAGCGCGCGAACAGCACGGCGCTCGCCCTCAAGTACGCGGGCGCGTTCATGGAGAAGAAGATCCTGGTCGACGCCAACCTCGGTTGGTTCCACCAGACCGCCGGGACGACCCCCGCGGACGGCACCGCCATCGGATCGACGACGGGCATCGCGGGCTACGCGATGGCGCAGTACACCCGGACGCGTCCTCTGTCGACGTTCGAGACCGTGCCGAACGCGTCGGAGTTCTGCGGCGAGTCCGTGGGTGAGCAGCTCCTGCGCTGCCCGGCGACGAACTACCTCGTCGGCGGCCCTGGCTTCATGTCCGAGGCCACGCTGGACCGCTACCAGATCAACGCGAAGGCCACGTACCTGCTGAACGCGCTGGGCACGCACGTCTTCAAGGCGGGCGTGGACACGGAGTTCCTGACCTTCGACCAGAAGAAGGCCTACTCCGGCAGCGTGTTCCTGGCGGAGAGCAGCTCGCTGGTGAACGGCCGCCGCATCTGGACGGACAGCCGTCGCTACGGCTACCAGACGGCCCCGGACACGCCGGTGTTCGAGACCCTGCAGCAGTCCTCGACGAGCGGCACCACCATCGGTGGTTTCCTCCAGGACAGCTGGTCCATCGCCAACCGCGTCACCCTGAACCTGGGCGTGCGCTACGACGTGCAGTCCATGTACGGCGGCGACGGCAACCTGGCCCTGAAGCTCGGCAACCAGTGGTCGCCCCGCGTGGGCGCCGTGGTGGATCCGTTCGCCAACGGCCGCGCGAAGCTGTACGTGAACTTCGCCCGCTACTACGAGCAGGTTCCGCTCAACATGATGGACCGCGCCTTCCCGGGTGAGCGCCGCTTCAGCGCGCGTCGCTACCTGGCGGAGCCCGGCCAGGCGGGTGGCTGCGACCCTTCCACGCTGGAAGGTCAGCGCGGCAACTGCGCGGACACGGCGTTCATCGCGCCGCGCGCGGAGAACACCTCCAACGCGAACCAGCTCTACAGCGGCGGTCTGGTGCAGAGCGAGCCGGTCGATCCGGACATCAAGCCCCAGTCCTCCGACGAACTGGTGGTCGGCGGCGAGTACGAGCTCCTGGCGAACACCCGCCTGGGCGCGAGCTACACGCACCGCGACATGAACAAGGTCATCGAGGACATGAGCCGCGATGACGGCAACACGTACTTCCTCGGCAACCCCGGCAGCGGCTTCGCCAAGGAGTTCCCGACCCCGCAGCGTGACTACGACGCGGTCACCGTCTACCTGAACCGTACGTTCTCGGACGGCTGGCTGGCTCAGGCGAGCTACACGTGGTCCCGCCTGTACGGCAACTACCCCGGTCTGTTCCGCCCGGAGAACAATCAGCTCGACCCGAACATCCTCGCGGACTTCGACCTGATCGCCCTCCTCAACAACCGCACGGGTCTGCTGCCCTTCGACCGTACGCACGCCGTCAAGGTGTTCGGCGCCAAGGAGTTCAACATCTCCAACGCGCTGTCGGCGAGCATCGGTCTGTCCTACCGCGGCAACTCCGGTACGCCGATCAACTACCTCGGCGCCTACCCGGGCTACGGCCAGGATGAGACGTTCATCCTGCCGCGCGGCAGCGGCGGTCGCACCCCGTGGGTCAACAGCGTCGACTCCAACGTGGGCGTCAACTACCGCGTGAGCAAGGACAGCGTCGTGTCCTTCACCCTGGACGTGTTCAACCTCTTCAACTTCCAGACGGCGGACCGCGTCGACAGCTCGTACACCTTCGCGGAAGTGCTGCCGATCTACGATCCGAAGACCAAGACCTCTGGCTCCGTGGCTGACCTGGACAAGGTCCCGCTCGCGGATGGCTCGGGCTACCTGTCCGCTGACGACGTGAACAAGAACTTCAAGAACCCGGATCGTTACCAGGCGCCGCGGCAGGTCCGCTTCGGTGTTCGGTACACGTTCTAG
- a CDS encoding radical SAM protein, producing the protein MEGRYELIEHVCSLLADEVGTLRKEAPYRVALCYPSPYHVGMSSLGYQAIYREVHSHPGATAERVFLPDDVETYKRTRTPLFTWESQASVSAFEMLAFSVAYELELTGLFTMLELSGLPVLSSERDARHPLVVAGGPLTFSNPDPLEPFVDVLVQGEAEDLIHVLLEAAASMEREALLDHLSRIPGFRVPGRGGGARYHVAKATDARLPARTQIITPHTELRSMFLIEPERGCSRGCHYCVMRRTTNGGMRTVPPERILSLIPEHAKRVGLVGAAVTDHPRIVELLRTLVDSGREVGVSSLRADRLTQELVDQLRRGGATNLTVAADGASQKMRDLVDRKHSEEQIVRAAQFARTAGMKQLKVYNVVGLPHEEDADIDELIRFTTELSRILPVALGVAPFVAKRNTPLDGAPFAGLREVENKLERLRKGLRGRAEVRPTSARWAWVEYMLAQCGPEAGLAAMDAWRAGGSFAAWKRAFQERGCEPYMARRVEDGRRQPTVWPIVPGRPPLQPSAA; encoded by the coding sequence ATGGAGGGCCGTTACGAACTCATCGAGCACGTCTGCTCGCTTCTGGCGGACGAAGTCGGGACGCTCCGCAAGGAGGCGCCCTACCGGGTCGCGCTCTGCTACCCGAGCCCCTACCACGTGGGCATGAGCTCGCTCGGCTACCAGGCCATCTACCGGGAGGTCCATTCACACCCAGGGGCGACCGCCGAGCGTGTGTTTCTTCCCGATGATGTCGAGACATACAAGAGAACAAGGACGCCATTGTTTACCTGGGAATCCCAGGCTTCGGTGTCTGCCTTTGAAATGCTGGCATTCTCTGTCGCGTATGAGTTGGAGCTCACAGGGCTGTTTACAATGTTGGAGTTGTCTGGTTTGCCGGTTCTTTCTTCCGAGCGAGATGCCAGACATCCGCTGGTGGTGGCGGGGGGCCCGCTGACGTTCTCCAACCCGGATCCGCTGGAGCCCTTCGTGGACGTGCTGGTCCAAGGGGAGGCGGAGGATCTGATCCACGTGCTGCTGGAGGCCGCGGCCTCCATGGAGCGCGAGGCCCTGTTGGATCACCTGTCGCGGATCCCTGGCTTCCGGGTGCCCGGACGGGGCGGTGGGGCGCGCTACCATGTCGCGAAGGCGACGGATGCCCGGCTGCCGGCGCGCACGCAGATCATCACGCCGCACACGGAGCTGCGCTCGATGTTCCTCATCGAGCCGGAGCGGGGATGTTCGCGCGGCTGCCACTACTGCGTCATGCGCCGCACGACGAACGGTGGCATGCGCACCGTGCCCCCGGAGCGCATCCTGTCGCTCATCCCCGAGCACGCCAAGCGCGTGGGGTTGGTGGGGGCGGCGGTGACGGATCATCCGCGCATCGTGGAGTTGCTGCGCACCCTGGTGGACTCGGGGCGCGAGGTGGGGGTGTCGTCCCTGCGCGCGGACCGGCTCACGCAGGAGCTGGTGGATCAGCTCCGGCGGGGTGGGGCGACCAACCTCACGGTGGCCGCGGACGGCGCATCCCAGAAGATGCGTGACCTGGTGGACCGCAAGCACTCCGAGGAGCAGATCGTCCGCGCGGCCCAGTTCGCCCGCACGGCGGGCATGAAGCAGCTCAAGGTCTACAACGTGGTGGGCCTGCCGCACGAGGAGGACGCGGACATCGACGAGCTGATCCGCTTCACCACGGAGCTGTCGCGGATCCTCCCGGTGGCCCTGGGGGTCGCGCCCTTCGTGGCCAAGCGCAACACGCCGCTGGACGGAGCGCCCTTCGCGGGCCTGCGCGAGGTGGAGAACAAGCTGGAGCGGCTGCGCAAGGGGTTGCGCGGGAGGGCGGAGGTCCGGCCCACGTCCGCGCGCTGGGCCTGGGTGGAGTACATGCTGGCGCAGTGCGGCCCGGAGGCGGGGCTCGCGGCGATGGACGCCTGGCGTGCTGGAGGGAGCTTCGCCGCGTGGAAGCGGGCCTTCCAGGAGCGAGGGTGCGAGCCGTACATGGCCCGCCGGGTGGAGGACGGACGGCGCCAGCCCACGGTGTGGCCCATCGTCCCGGGCCGCCCCCCGCTCCAGCCGTCCGCCGCCTGA
- a CDS encoding THUMP domain-containing class I SAM-dependent RNA methyltransferase, whose translation MAERLALFATAARGTEDLLAEELKELGAKRIRQDRGGVRFMAALDEALNVCLWSRIAMRVLYPLGEFDAPGAQGLYDAVASVPWEEHLTTNVTFAVDANLKDTEHAHSGFVALKVKDAIVDRLRGKLGSRPDVDTRNPDVSVVAHLVKEKLSLSLDLCGEPLHRRGYRVRPTPAPLKENLAAALLRAAGYTGTEALVDPMCGSGTLVIEGGLIARKRAPGINRSFAVERWPHLGLRAKELLADLRADARRNERKVEVPILGFDKSDEALEAADRNVKAARLGEEITLAEGDATKLPPLPDGGGLILTNPPYGDRLGSGGQKGMKTFYFKLGDSLRALPGWRVWVLSGNPAFESAFHARPMARRDVWNGPIPCTLLGYRAPPLPPGSKPVLGAPGESLEVAPVRPEHQDE comes from the coding sequence ATGGCTGAACGTCTTGCCCTATTCGCCACCGCCGCTCGCGGCACCGAGGACCTGCTGGCCGAGGAGCTGAAGGAGCTCGGCGCGAAGCGCATCCGCCAGGACCGGGGCGGCGTGCGCTTCATGGCCGCGCTCGACGAGGCCCTCAACGTCTGCCTCTGGTCCCGCATCGCCATGCGCGTCCTCTACCCGCTGGGCGAGTTCGACGCCCCCGGCGCCCAGGGCCTCTACGACGCCGTCGCCAGCGTGCCGTGGGAGGAGCACCTCACGACGAACGTGACGTTCGCGGTGGACGCGAACCTGAAGGACACCGAGCACGCGCACTCGGGCTTCGTGGCGCTGAAGGTGAAGGACGCCATCGTGGACCGCCTGCGCGGCAAGCTGGGCTCGCGGCCGGACGTGGACACGCGCAACCCGGACGTGTCCGTGGTGGCGCACCTGGTGAAGGAGAAGCTGTCCCTCTCCCTGGACCTGTGCGGTGAGCCGCTGCACCGGCGCGGCTACCGCGTGCGCCCCACCCCCGCGCCCCTGAAGGAGAACCTGGCGGCGGCCCTGCTGCGCGCGGCGGGCTACACCGGCACGGAGGCCCTGGTGGATCCGATGTGCGGCTCGGGCACGCTCGTCATCGAGGGCGGCCTCATCGCGCGCAAGCGCGCCCCGGGCATCAACCGGAGCTTCGCGGTGGAGCGCTGGCCGCACCTGGGCCTCCGCGCGAAGGAGCTGCTCGCGGACCTGCGCGCGGACGCGCGGCGCAACGAGCGCAAGGTGGAGGTCCCCATCCTCGGCTTCGACAAGAGCGACGAGGCCCTGGAGGCCGCGGACCGCAACGTGAAGGCGGCGCGGCTGGGCGAGGAGATCACCCTCGCGGAAGGGGACGCGACGAAGCTGCCGCCCCTGCCGGACGGGGGCGGGCTCATCCTCACCAACCCGCCCTACGGCGACCGGCTCGGCTCCGGCGGCCAGAAGGGCATGAAGACCTTCTACTTCAAGCTGGGTGACTCGCTGCGCGCGCTGCCGGGCTGGCGCGTGTGGGTGCTGTCCGGCAACCCCGCCTTCGAGAGCGCCTTCCACGCGCGCCCCATGGCCCGGCGCGACGTGTGGAATGGCCCCATCCCGTGCACGCTCCTGGGCTACCGCGCCCCGCCCCTGCCCCCCGGCTCAAAGCCGGTGCTCGGTGCGCCGGGCGAGTCGCTGGAGGTTGCTCCGGTGCGTCCAGAGCATCAGGACGAATAG
- a CDS encoding antibiotic biosynthesis monooxygenase family protein, whose product MIVAISRFRTSPQDAEGWVHRLQERSRRVDGYPGFLGLEVLRSFEPSPEILLVTRWRDREAMKAYFQSEDFQRAKGASASQEGATFTLYEVVGT is encoded by the coding sequence ATGATTGTCGCCATCTCCCGCTTCCGGACGTCGCCCCAGGACGCGGAGGGCTGGGTCCACCGCCTCCAGGAGCGCTCGCGGCGCGTGGACGGCTACCCGGGCTTCCTGGGCCTGGAGGTGCTGCGCTCGTTCGAGCCCTCGCCTGAAATCCTGCTCGTCACCCGCTGGAGGGACCGCGAGGCCATGAAGGCCTATTTCCAGTCGGAGGACTTCCAGCGGGCGAAGGGGGCCAGCGCGTCCCAGGAGGGCGCCACCTTCACGTTGTACGAGGTCGTGGGCACCTGA